A section of the Apodemus sylvaticus chromosome 10, mApoSyl1.1, whole genome shotgun sequence genome encodes:
- the LOC127694857 gene encoding olfactory receptor 1468-like: MIMKNRTVIFQFLLLGLPIPPEHQHLFYALFLAMYLTTVLGDLIIIILILLDSHLHTPMYFFLSNLSFSDLCFSSVTMPKLLLNMQSEDTSISYEGCLTQMYFSNLFGGLEIFFLVIMAYDRYVAICLPLHYTSIMRPKLCVFLVLLSWVFTMLNSLLHTLLLARLSFCEDRVIRHFFCDTSALLNLACSDIYINELVIFFLGGPIMVIPFLLIVVSYVRIVFSIIKVSSTQAIHKVFSTCGSHLSVVSLFYGTVIGLYLCPSANNFTVKEASMAMMYTVVTPMLNPFIYSLRNRDIKEALVRVFIKKKIFL; the protein is encoded by the coding sequence ATGATAATGAAGAACAGAACTGTCATCTTCCAGTTTCTCCTCCTGGGCCTACCCATCCCCCCAGAGCACCAGCACCTGTTCTATGCCCTGTTCCTGGCCATGTACCTCACCACTGTCCTGGGGgacctcatcatcatcatcctcattctACTGGACTCccatctccacacacccatgtacttctttctcagcaacttgtccttctctgacctctgcttttcctctgtcaCAATGCCCAAGTTGCTGCTGAACATGCAGAGTGAGGACACATCCATCTCCTATGAAGGTTGTCTGACACAAATGTACTTTTCCAATCTTTTTGGAGGCCTGGAAATCTTCTTCCTTGTGatcatggcctatgaccgctatgtggccatctgccttCCCCTTCACTACACCAGCATCATGAGACCCAAGCTCTGTGTATTTCTGGTGTTGCTGTCCTGGGTGTTTACCATGCTGAATTCCTTGTTGCACACCCTACTCTTAGCTAGATTGTCATTCTGTGAGGACAGGGTGATCCGCCACTTTTTCTGTGACACATCTGCCCTGCTCAACTTGGCCTGCtctgatatttatataaatgagcTTGTGATATTTTTCTTGGGAGGGCCTATTATGGTCATCCCATTCTTACTGATTGTTGTGTCCTATGTACGTATTGTCTTCTCCATTATAAAGGTTTCATCTACTCAGGCTATCCACAAGGTCTTTTCCACttgtggctcacacctgtctgtggTCTCACTGTTCTATGGGACAGTTATTGGTCTCTACTTATGCCCATCAGCTAATAACTTTACAGTAAAGGAAGCTTCCATGGCCATGATGTACACAGTGGTGACTCCCATGCTGAACCctttcatctacagcctgaggaacagagATATAAAAGAGGCCCTTGTAAGAGtatttatcaagaaaaaaatattcttataa